Proteins encoded together in one Chaetodon auriga isolate fChaAug3 chromosome 20, fChaAug3.hap1, whole genome shotgun sequence window:
- the LOC143338594 gene encoding rho GTPase-activating protein 23-like isoform X11 has translation MLRVSGVAPAPSGHEWRFQCSVGVDCSDAEPRCIWLAVLRGVSPRTSPRLTPIASPRRRGSRRLIQRQRLSWAKGWKDGMVSSNENRRRPLSSGEVEGMSWQGPRTIFLQKNSQGYGFTLRHFIVYPPESSLHNLKDEENGNATGKGCQRSRLEPMDTIFVKSVKENGPAQQAGLCTGDRLVKVNGQSVLGKTYSQVIALIQNSENILELSIMPKDDDVLQLVSAYSKDAYLKGNEPYSGEAQNLPEPPLLCYPSTKPSSSPQQPSHDLQSPLDNWQCRPSPTTSPLDNRPPAASTPTSGWPGGPEDSSSHFAPSGRHRGRSSSAINALDFHFANHNAAIASATLPAPRKSSLPASARSHTDALCHQALSDWYYSQAEAAERMSPRHRSISQDRLVELGLGLALGPVPTSASTTSMEHRRRETLLYHHQAAAASHDSYWLGSWGGVSGPGSRSCSESLLAAYAEYEHNYGRSVETLAQASALVTPRYEHSSQGSHMTTFRELKDQKVSAGHQHQTTVTSPITASSTVPPSGRQSGQQIAEPQTRRVKEELVGYKSYSPSFCRKAGHLLQQAHSFREPSYSGPHLNWSPGSRSSPVDSEGGTVPRPQSTPALSASEEERALLGEDREVISPISMNQEVVLRQKPPPGRRTPVQGLRHPHYITPVDSPEPPGLTPTPGTPSPVSGGPNRKANGSLAQHAFNSLSSIPFIGSIKGRRSSYLLAITTERSKSCDEGLNTFREEGRVFSKLPKRVKSFFTDGSLESLRAQEEARSKRHSTSELGTITFSDVRKEGWLHYKQILTEKGKKVGGGMRPWKRVFSVLRSHSLFLYKDKREAVLHGAGAGPSQDEHPPISIRGCLIDIAYSETKRKHTLRLTTQDFCEYLLQAEDRDDMLAWIKVIRENSKTENEEIGFSRQALINKKLNDYRKHSLTGNKPDSSPRAHRMMPPFLLAKTDNTSVNRASRPDDNKALWGINIMKKAKKTGSPKAFGVRLEDCQPAVNHKFVPLIVEMCCGVVETTGLEYTGIYRVPGNNAMVSNLQEHLNKGMDINTAEERWQDLNVISSLLKSFFRKLPEPLFTDDKYNDFIDANRIEDAEDRLKTMKKLIHDLPDHYYHTLKFLVGHLKTVADHSEINKMEPRNLALVFGPTLVRTSEDNMTDMVTHMPDRYKIVETLILHHDWFFSNGEFDKEEKAPEDKRDMQPVPNIDHLLSNIGRPGMPGEASAETLDQPLRFHHQRFT, from the exons ATGCTGAGGGTGTCAGGTGTTGCACCAGCTCCGTCAGGCCACGAGTGGCGATTTCAGTGTTCTGTCGGGGTGGACTGTAGCGACGCTGAACCTCGCTGTATCTGGCTGGCAGTTTTAAGGGGTGTTTCACCACGCACCTCACCCCGGCTGACCCCCATTGCATCACCAAGAAGACGGGGCTCCCGGAGGCTCATACAGCGCCAACGCTTATCCTGG GCTAAAGGGTGGAAAGATGGCATGGTGTCATCCAATGAGAACAGGCGCCGGCCACTGTCGTCGGGTGAGGTGGAGGGCATGTCATGGCAAGGACCACGGACCATTTTCCTTCAGAAGAACTCACAGGGATACGGCTTCACTCTGCGCCACTTCATCGTCTATCCTCCAGAGTCCTCCCTCCACAACCTCAAG GATGAAGAGAACGGAAATGCAACTGGAAAag GTTGTCAGCGGTCTCGTTTGGAGCCAATGGACACCATCTTTGTGAAGAGTGTCAAAGAAAATGGCCCTGCCCAACAAGCTGGACTGTGTACAG GAGACAGGCTGGTGAAGGTGAATGGGCAGAGCGTTCTGGGGAAAACCTACTCTCAAGTAATCGCGCTCATCCAAAACAG tgaaaacattttggagCTCTCAATTATGCCaaaagatgatgatgtgttGCAGTTGGTAAGT GCGTACTCCAAGGATGCCTACCTGAAAGGCAATGAGCCATATTCAGGCGAGGCCCAGAACCTCCCTGAGCCACCACTTCTCTGTTACCCTTCCACTAAGCCCAGCTCCAGTCCCCAACAGCCCAGCCACGACCTTCAAAGTCCCCTGGACAACTGGCAGTGCCGACCCAGCCCCACCACCTCTCCACTGGATAACCGCCCCCCTGCTGCTTCTACCCCCACCTCCGGCTGGCCCGGGGGTCCTGAGGATTCCAGCAGCCACTTTGCTCCATCTGGGCGACACCGTGGCCGCTCATCCTCGGCCATCAATGCATTGGACTTTCACTTTGCTAACCACAATGCTGCCATTGCCTCTGCAACTCTTCCTGCACCACGGAAGAGTAGCCTGCCAGCCTCTGCGCGGAGTCACACCGATGCTCTCTGCCACCAGGCTCTGTCAGACTGGTACTACAGCCAGGCTGAGGCTGCTGAGCGTATGTCCCCCCGCCACCGCAGTATATCTCAGGATCGTTTAGTGGAGCTGGGGCTGGGGTTAGCACTCGGCCCTGTACCTACATCTGCTTCCACAACCTCTATGGAGCATCGCAGAAGAGAAACCCTCCTATACCACCAccaggcagctgctgcttcccATGATTCCTATTGGCTAGGAAGCTGGGGTGGTGTATCAGGACCAGGAAGCAGGTCGTGCTCAGAGAGCCTGCTGGCAGCCTACGCTGAGTACGAGCACAACTATGGGCGTTCTGTGGAAACATTGGCACAGGCCTCTGCACTTGTCACACCACGCTATGAACACTCTTCACAAGGCTCCCACATGACAACGTTCAGAGAGCTGAAAGACCAGAAAGTCTCAGCAGGACATCAGCACCAAACCACAGTGACATCCCCCATCACAGCCTCCTCCACAGTGCCTCCTAGTGGCAGGCAGTCAGGTCAGCAGATCGCTGAACCCCAAACAAGGCGAGTAAAAGAAGAGCTTGTGGGCTACAAAAGCTACAGCCCTTCTTTCTGTCGCAAAGCTGgccacctcctccagcaggccCACTCCTTCAGAGAACCCAGCTACAGTGGCCCTCACCTCAACTGGAGCCCTGGTAGCAGAAGCAGCCCTGTGGACAGCGAGGGCGGGACGGTACCCAGACCCCAGTCTACCCCTGCCCtgtctgcttcagaggaggagagagcccTACTGGGTGAGGACAGGGAGGTCATCTCCCCCATATCCATGAATCAAGAGGTCGTTCTGAGGCAAAAGCCACCTCCTGGCCGCCGAACCCCTGTTCAGGGACTTCGACATCCCCACTACATCACACCTGTGGATTCACCTGAGCCTCCTGGTTTGACACCTACTCCAGGGACCCCTTCTCCTGTCTCTGGGGGACCCAACCGCAAGGCTAACGGTAGCCTGGCACAGCATGCATTCAACTCCCTCTCCTCTATTCCCTTCATAG GTAGTATTAAAGGTCGTCGCTCTTCGTACCTGCTGGCCATTACCACTGAGAGATCCAAGTCCTGTGATGAGGGTCTCAACACCTTCAGGGAGGAAGGCCGCGTCTTCTC CAAACTACCAAAAAGGGTcaagagctttttcactgatgGG tctcttgAGAGCCTGCGAGCCCAGGAGGAGGCCCGGTCCAAGCGCCATTCCACCTCTGAACTGGGAACAATCACCTTTAGTGATGTTCGCAAGGAGGGCTGGCTTCACTACAAACAGATCCTTACAGAGAAGGGAAAG AAAGTAGGTGGTGGCATGCGGCCATGGAAGCGGGTCTTCTCTGTGCTCCGTTCCCATTCACTTTTCCTCTACAAGGACAAGCGAGAAGCTGTCCTCCATGGGGCGGGTGCGGGGCCAAGCCAGGACGAACATCCCCCAATCAGCATTCGTGGCTGTCTGATCGACATCGCCTACAGTGAAACCAAGCGTAAGCATACCCTGAGGCTGACCACGCAGGATTTCTGTGAGTACCTGCTGCAGGCCGAGGACAGGGATGACATGCTGGCCTGGATTAAGGTCATCAGGGAGAACAGCAAGACCGAAAACGAG GAGATTGGCTTCTCAAGGCAAGCTCTCATCAACAAGAAGCTGAATGACTACAGAAAACACAG TCTGACAGGGAATAAGCCGGACTCCTCTCCCAGAGCCCATCGTATGATGCCTCCTTTCCTCCTGGCTAAGACTGACAACACCTCAGTGAACCGAGCCTCCAGACCTG ATGACAACAAGGCACTGTGGGGCATCAACATCATGAAGAAGGCTAAGAAGACAGGCAGTCCGAAGGCTTTTGGTGTGCGACTGGAGGACTGTCAGCCTGCTGTCAACCATAAA TTTGTCCCCCTGATTGTGGAGATGTGCTGTGGTGTGGTGGAGACTACAGGTTTGGAGTACACCGGCATCTACCGGGTGCCAGGGAACAACGCCATGGTGTCCAACTTGCAGGAGCATCTCAACAAGGGCATGGACATCAACACTGCTGAAGAG AGATGGCAGGACCTGAATGTGATCAGTAGCCTGCTCAAATCCTTCTTCCGAAAACTGCCTGAGCCGCTGTTTACTGATG ACAAATACAATGATTTCATTGATGCCAACCGGATAGAAGACGCAGAGGACAGACTGAAGACAATGAAGAAACTA ATCCATGACCTCCCAGATCATTATTATCACACCCTTAAGTTCCTGGTGGGCCACCTCAAAACGGTGGCAGATCACTCCGAAATTAATAAG ATGGAGCCGAGAAACCTGGCTCTGGTGTTTGGTCCCACTCTGGTGAGGACGTCAGAGGACAATATGACTGATATGGTCACCCATATGCCTGACCGCTACAAAATAGTGGAGACACTTATCCTGCAT CATGACTGGTTCTTCAGTAATGGAGAGTTTGATAAGGAAGAGAAG gcccCAGAGGATAAGCGTGACATGCAGCCTGTGCCCAACATTGACCATCTGCTATCTAACATCGGCAGACCGGGCATGCCAGGAGAGGCGTCAG
- the LOC143338594 gene encoding rho GTPase-activating protein 23-like isoform X12 yields MNGVAFCLVGIPPHSDTEAKGWKDGMVSSNENRRRPLSSGEVEGMSWQGPRTIFLQKNSQGYGFTLRHFIVYPPESSLHNLKDEENGNATGKGCQRSRLEPMDTIFVKSVKENGPAQQAGLCTGDRLVKVNGQSVLGKTYSQVIALIQNSENILELSIMPKDDDVLQLVSAYSKDAYLKGNEPYSGEAQNLPEPPLLCYPSTKPSSSPQQPSHDLQSPLDNWQCRPSPTTSPLDNRPPAASTPTSGWPGGPEDSSSHFAPSGRHRGRSSSAINALDFHFANHNAAIASATLPAPRKSSLPASARSHTDALCHQALSDWYYSQAEAAERMSPRHRSISQDRLVELGLGLALGPVPTSASTTSMEHRRRETLLYHHQAAAASHDSYWLGSWGGVSGPGSRSCSESLLAAYAEYEHNYGRSVETLAQASALVTPRYEHSSQGSHMTTFRELKDQKVSAGHQHQTTVTSPITASSTVPPSGRQSGQQIAEPQTRRVKEELVGYKSYSPSFCRKAGHLLQQAHSFREPSYSGPHLNWSPGSRSSPVDSEGGTVPRPQSTPALSASEEERALLGEDREVISPISMNQEVVLRQKPPPGRRTPVQGLRHPHYITPVDSPEPPGLTPTPGTPSPVSGGPNRKANGSLAQHAFNSLSSIPFIGSIKGRRSSYLLAITTERSKSCDEGLNTFREEGRVFSKLPKRVKSFFTDGSLESLRAQEEARSKRHSTSELGTITFSDVRKEGWLHYKQILTEKGKKVGGGMRPWKRVFSVLRSHSLFLYKDKREAVLHGAGAGPSQDEHPPISIRGCLIDIAYSETKRKHTLRLTTQDFCEYLLQAEDRDDMLAWIKVIRENSKTENEEIGFSRQALINKKLNDYRKHSLTGNKPDSSPRAHRMMPPFLLAKTDNTSVNRASRPDDNKALWGINIMKKAKKTGSPKAFGVRLEDCQPAVNHKFVPLIVEMCCGVVETTGLEYTGIYRVPGNNAMVSNLQEHLNKGMDINTAEERWQDLNVISSLLKSFFRKLPEPLFTDDKYNDFIDANRIEDAEDRLKTMKKLIHDLPDHYYHTLKFLVGHLKTVADHSEINKMEPRNLALVFGPTLVRTSEDNMTDMVTHMPDRYKIVETLILHHDWFFSNGEFDKEEKAPEDKRDMQPVPNIDHLLSNIGRPGMPGEASAETLDQPLRFHHQRFT; encoded by the exons GCTAAAGGGTGGAAAGATGGCATGGTGTCATCCAATGAGAACAGGCGCCGGCCACTGTCGTCGGGTGAGGTGGAGGGCATGTCATGGCAAGGACCACGGACCATTTTCCTTCAGAAGAACTCACAGGGATACGGCTTCACTCTGCGCCACTTCATCGTCTATCCTCCAGAGTCCTCCCTCCACAACCTCAAG GATGAAGAGAACGGAAATGCAACTGGAAAag GTTGTCAGCGGTCTCGTTTGGAGCCAATGGACACCATCTTTGTGAAGAGTGTCAAAGAAAATGGCCCTGCCCAACAAGCTGGACTGTGTACAG GAGACAGGCTGGTGAAGGTGAATGGGCAGAGCGTTCTGGGGAAAACCTACTCTCAAGTAATCGCGCTCATCCAAAACAG tgaaaacattttggagCTCTCAATTATGCCaaaagatgatgatgtgttGCAGTTGGTAAGT GCGTACTCCAAGGATGCCTACCTGAAAGGCAATGAGCCATATTCAGGCGAGGCCCAGAACCTCCCTGAGCCACCACTTCTCTGTTACCCTTCCACTAAGCCCAGCTCCAGTCCCCAACAGCCCAGCCACGACCTTCAAAGTCCCCTGGACAACTGGCAGTGCCGACCCAGCCCCACCACCTCTCCACTGGATAACCGCCCCCCTGCTGCTTCTACCCCCACCTCCGGCTGGCCCGGGGGTCCTGAGGATTCCAGCAGCCACTTTGCTCCATCTGGGCGACACCGTGGCCGCTCATCCTCGGCCATCAATGCATTGGACTTTCACTTTGCTAACCACAATGCTGCCATTGCCTCTGCAACTCTTCCTGCACCACGGAAGAGTAGCCTGCCAGCCTCTGCGCGGAGTCACACCGATGCTCTCTGCCACCAGGCTCTGTCAGACTGGTACTACAGCCAGGCTGAGGCTGCTGAGCGTATGTCCCCCCGCCACCGCAGTATATCTCAGGATCGTTTAGTGGAGCTGGGGCTGGGGTTAGCACTCGGCCCTGTACCTACATCTGCTTCCACAACCTCTATGGAGCATCGCAGAAGAGAAACCCTCCTATACCACCAccaggcagctgctgcttcccATGATTCCTATTGGCTAGGAAGCTGGGGTGGTGTATCAGGACCAGGAAGCAGGTCGTGCTCAGAGAGCCTGCTGGCAGCCTACGCTGAGTACGAGCACAACTATGGGCGTTCTGTGGAAACATTGGCACAGGCCTCTGCACTTGTCACACCACGCTATGAACACTCTTCACAAGGCTCCCACATGACAACGTTCAGAGAGCTGAAAGACCAGAAAGTCTCAGCAGGACATCAGCACCAAACCACAGTGACATCCCCCATCACAGCCTCCTCCACAGTGCCTCCTAGTGGCAGGCAGTCAGGTCAGCAGATCGCTGAACCCCAAACAAGGCGAGTAAAAGAAGAGCTTGTGGGCTACAAAAGCTACAGCCCTTCTTTCTGTCGCAAAGCTGgccacctcctccagcaggccCACTCCTTCAGAGAACCCAGCTACAGTGGCCCTCACCTCAACTGGAGCCCTGGTAGCAGAAGCAGCCCTGTGGACAGCGAGGGCGGGACGGTACCCAGACCCCAGTCTACCCCTGCCCtgtctgcttcagaggaggagagagcccTACTGGGTGAGGACAGGGAGGTCATCTCCCCCATATCCATGAATCAAGAGGTCGTTCTGAGGCAAAAGCCACCTCCTGGCCGCCGAACCCCTGTTCAGGGACTTCGACATCCCCACTACATCACACCTGTGGATTCACCTGAGCCTCCTGGTTTGACACCTACTCCAGGGACCCCTTCTCCTGTCTCTGGGGGACCCAACCGCAAGGCTAACGGTAGCCTGGCACAGCATGCATTCAACTCCCTCTCCTCTATTCCCTTCATAG GTAGTATTAAAGGTCGTCGCTCTTCGTACCTGCTGGCCATTACCACTGAGAGATCCAAGTCCTGTGATGAGGGTCTCAACACCTTCAGGGAGGAAGGCCGCGTCTTCTC CAAACTACCAAAAAGGGTcaagagctttttcactgatgGG tctcttgAGAGCCTGCGAGCCCAGGAGGAGGCCCGGTCCAAGCGCCATTCCACCTCTGAACTGGGAACAATCACCTTTAGTGATGTTCGCAAGGAGGGCTGGCTTCACTACAAACAGATCCTTACAGAGAAGGGAAAG AAAGTAGGTGGTGGCATGCGGCCATGGAAGCGGGTCTTCTCTGTGCTCCGTTCCCATTCACTTTTCCTCTACAAGGACAAGCGAGAAGCTGTCCTCCATGGGGCGGGTGCGGGGCCAAGCCAGGACGAACATCCCCCAATCAGCATTCGTGGCTGTCTGATCGACATCGCCTACAGTGAAACCAAGCGTAAGCATACCCTGAGGCTGACCACGCAGGATTTCTGTGAGTACCTGCTGCAGGCCGAGGACAGGGATGACATGCTGGCCTGGATTAAGGTCATCAGGGAGAACAGCAAGACCGAAAACGAG GAGATTGGCTTCTCAAGGCAAGCTCTCATCAACAAGAAGCTGAATGACTACAGAAAACACAG TCTGACAGGGAATAAGCCGGACTCCTCTCCCAGAGCCCATCGTATGATGCCTCCTTTCCTCCTGGCTAAGACTGACAACACCTCAGTGAACCGAGCCTCCAGACCTG ATGACAACAAGGCACTGTGGGGCATCAACATCATGAAGAAGGCTAAGAAGACAGGCAGTCCGAAGGCTTTTGGTGTGCGACTGGAGGACTGTCAGCCTGCTGTCAACCATAAA TTTGTCCCCCTGATTGTGGAGATGTGCTGTGGTGTGGTGGAGACTACAGGTTTGGAGTACACCGGCATCTACCGGGTGCCAGGGAACAACGCCATGGTGTCCAACTTGCAGGAGCATCTCAACAAGGGCATGGACATCAACACTGCTGAAGAG AGATGGCAGGACCTGAATGTGATCAGTAGCCTGCTCAAATCCTTCTTCCGAAAACTGCCTGAGCCGCTGTTTACTGATG ACAAATACAATGATTTCATTGATGCCAACCGGATAGAAGACGCAGAGGACAGACTGAAGACAATGAAGAAACTA ATCCATGACCTCCCAGATCATTATTATCACACCCTTAAGTTCCTGGTGGGCCACCTCAAAACGGTGGCAGATCACTCCGAAATTAATAAG ATGGAGCCGAGAAACCTGGCTCTGGTGTTTGGTCCCACTCTGGTGAGGACGTCAGAGGACAATATGACTGATATGGTCACCCATATGCCTGACCGCTACAAAATAGTGGAGACACTTATCCTGCAT CATGACTGGTTCTTCAGTAATGGAGAGTTTGATAAGGAAGAGAAG gcccCAGAGGATAAGCGTGACATGCAGCCTGTGCCCAACATTGACCATCTGCTATCTAACATCGGCAGACCGGGCATGCCAGGAGAGGCGTCAG